A segment of the Promicromonospora sukumoe genome:
GCGTCTGGTAGTCGAGGACCTGCTGCGAGGCGACGTTCTCGTCACCGAGCTGCGCCTTCTCGTTCGCGAGGTCGGTGATGCGCGACGTCGCCGCCGAGAGCTGGTCGCGGGCGGCCTGCAGCTCCGTGTTGGCGCCGTCGAGCTGCAGCCGCAGCGACCCGACCTCGTCGGCGTACCCCTGCGCCTTGTCCTGCCACTCGGTGGCCGTGCGCTGCCAGCGGACGGTCGTGACCCACAGGTACGCGCCGACGGCGATCGTCGCGACCAGCACGATCGCGAGCACGCGTGAGCCACGCCCGCCCCCACGACGCGGGGCCGGCCCCGGCTCGGGCGCCGGACCGGGCACCACGGCGACGGGATGCTCCGACATCAGACGACGGAACCCGTGTACTTCTCGCCCGGGCCCTCGCCCGGCGCGTCGGGGATGACGGAGGCCTCGCGGAACGCGAGCTGGAGGCTGCGCAGGCCGTCGCGCAGGGAGCGCGCGTGCTGGTTGCCGATGTCGGGGGCGCTCGCGACCACCAGGGCGGCCAGCGCCGTGATCAGCTTGCGTGCCTCGTCGAGGTCCTTGAGCTCCTCGGCGTCCTCGCCCTCGGCCAGGCCGCACTTCACCGCCGCCGCGCTCATCAGGTGGACGGCCGCGGTCGTGATGACCTCGACCGCGGCGACCTCCGCGATGTCCCGCGTGGCCTGGTCGGTGCCCACCGGAGCCTCGAAGCCGGTGGGTGTCTCGTCACTCGTGCTCATGGGCACCATCCTTTCATCCCCCCGGGGGTGTGGACGCCCACCGGACGCCACACCGCACGCCCACCGAACGCCCGCCGGACGAGGACGACGGTCTGGGTTAGCCTGCGTGCGTTCAACGGTGAAACAGGGGAGGCCCTTTCGATGCACGACGACATCACACTGACCACCGGGCGCGCGCACCGGGTGCTGACGGAGCGGATCTGGCCGGCGGTCTATTCGACGTCGGTACCGCTCGACGTCGAGTGGCACGCCCTGCCGGGCGAGCCGATCCCGCCGGCCGAGGGCCTCGCCCTCACGATGGAGCCGTACGAGGTGGGCACCCCGTGGGGCCCGGCGTGGGCCACCACCTGGTTCCGGCTGACGGGCACGGTGCCCGCGGAGTGGGCCGGACGCACGGTCGAGGCCGTGGTCGACCTGGGCTTCGACGTCGACCGGACCGGCTTCCAGGCCGAGGCCCTGGTCTACCGCCCCGACGGCACCCCGGTGAAGTCCATCAACCCGCGCAACCAGCACGTCGTCGTCGCCGACGCCGCGGCCGGCGGCGAGCAGGTCGAGCTGTACCTGGAGGCGGCGTCCAACCCGGTGCTGCTGGGGCACAACGTGTTCGAGCGGACCACGGAGGGCGACACCACCACCTCGTCCCCGCACCCGCTGTACACGACCCGCCGCATCGACCTCGCGGTCTTCGAGTCCGAGGTGCACGACCTCGCGCTCGACGTCGAGGTGCTGCTGGGTCTCCAGGCCGAGCTGCCCACCGGACCGCGCCGGATGCGGATCCTCCAGGCGCTCGACGACGCCCTCGACGTGCTCGACCTCCAGCGCATCCCCGAGACCGCCGCCGCGGCCCGGGCCGCGCTCGCGGACGTGCTGGCCAGCCCGGCCGAGCACAGCGCCCACGAGGTCTCCGCCGTCGGGCACGCGCACATCGACTCCGCCTGGCTGTGGCCCGTGCGCGAGACGATCCGCAAGGTCGCCCGCACGACGTCGTCCATGGCGGACCTCATCGAGCGCACCGACGACTTCGTCTACGGCATGTCGTCCGCGCAGCAGTACGCGTGGGTCAAGGAGCACCGGCCCGAGGTGTGGGCCCGCGTCAAGGAGGCCGTCGCCTCCGGCCGGTTCCTGCCGCTGGGCGGCATGTGGGTCGAGTCCGACACCGTGATGCCGTCGGGCGAGGCGCTGGTGCGCCAGTTCTCCCAGGGGCAGCGGTTCTTCGAGCGCGAGTTCGGCCTGCGCTCCCACGGGGTGTGGCTGCCCGACTCGTTCGGCTACTCGCCGGCCCTGCCGCAGCTCGTGCGCCGCGCCGGGTTCGACTGGTTCTTCACGCAGAAGATCTCCTGGAACCAGGTCAACGTCTTCCCGCACCACACGTTCTGGTGGGAGGGCATCGACGGGTCGCGCGTGCTGACGCACTTCCCGCCGATGGACACCTACAACTCGGAGCTCTCGGGCGAGGAGCTCGCCAAGGCGACCCGCCAGTTCCGCGAGTCGCGCCGCGCCACGGGCTCGATCGCTCCCGTCGGATACGGCGACGGCGGCGGCGGCACCACCCGCGAGATGACGGGCCGGGCCAAGCGGCTCGCGAGCCTGGAGGGCAGCGCCAAGGTGCGCTGGGAGCACCCGGACGCGTTCTTCGAGCGCGCTCGCGGGGAGCTGGTCGCGTCCGGGACGGATGACAGCGCTGTCTGGGTGGGCGAGCTCTACCTGGAGCTGCACCGCGCCACGCTGACGTCGCAGCACCGGACCAAGCAGGGCAACCGCCGCAACGAGCAGCTCCTGGTCGAGGCCGAGGCCTGGGCGGCCACGGCGTCGGCCCGGACCGGGGCGGACTACCCCTACGAGGAGCTCGACGCCCTGTGGCAGCAGGTCCTGCTGCTCCAGTTCCACGACATCCTGCCGGGCACGTCCATCGCCTGGGTGCACCGCGAGGCCGTGGCGCAGCACGCCGCGATCACCGAGGGTGCGCAGGCGATCATCGACCGCGCGCTGCGGGCCCTGGTCGGCGAGGGCGAGGTGGCCCTGCGGGCCAACCCCGCCGTCTTCGCGCAGGCGGGCGTGCCGGCCCTCGGCGTGGCCCCGGCGTCCGCCCCGGCCGCGGCGTCGAGCACGCTGGAGGAGCTGCCCGACGGCGGGTACGTCCTGGCGAACGAGCTGGTGCGGATCACGCTGGACGCCGCCGGGCACGTCACCGCCGCCGTCGACCTGGCCACCGGCCGGGACGCGGTGGCGCCCGGCCGGGACGCCAACGTGCTGCAGCTCCACCAGGACTTCCCGAACAAGTGGGACGCCTGGGACGTCGACCGGTTCTACCGCAACTCGGTGACCGACCTGCGCGAGGCGGAGAAGGTCACCGCCGCGGTGGAGGACGGCGTGGCCGTGGTGACGGTGCGCCGGCAGTTCTCGGCCTCCAGCCTGGAACAGGTGATCACGCTCGCGCCGGGCAGCCGCACCCTGGAGGTCGACCTGCGCACCGACTGGCACGAGACCGAGAAGTTCCTCAAGGTCGCCTTCCCGCTCGACGTGCGCGCCGAGCACGTGGCCGCCGAGACACAGTTCGGGTTCCACAAGCGGGTCACGCACACCAACACGAGCTGGGAGGCCGCCAAGTTCGAGACGTCGATGCACAAGTGGCTGCTCGCGGAGGAGCCGGGCTTCGGCGTCGGGCTCGTCAACGACTCGTCGTACGCCTACGACGTGACGCGCGAGGTGTCCGAGCACGGTGTCGCCCCGTCGCCGGGCGCGCCGGAGGTGACGACGACCGTGCGGCTGTCGCTGCTGCGGGCGCCCCGGTTCCCCGACCCGGAGACCGACCAGGGCCTCCAGACGCACCGGTACGGCCTGGTCGTCGGCGCGGACACCGCGGTGGCGACCGAGGCCGGGGCGACGTTCGGCGCGCGTCCGCGCGAGCTGCGCGGCGCGTCCGGCGTCGAGCCGCTGGTGGGCGTGACCGGCGGCGTCACGCTGTCGGCGGTCAAGCTCGCCGACGACCGGTCGGGTGACCTCGTGGTGCGCGTCTACGAGGCGCACGGCCGCCGCGCGTCGGGCACCGTGACGGTGGCCGCGCCCGTGAGCGGCGCCCGGACCGTCAGCCTCATCGAGGACGGCATCGTGGGCGACGTGGAGGGCGGCGTCGAGGGCGGCGTCGAGGGCGGCGCCGACGGTGGCGCGGTCGCGGGGCTGACGGCGGACGGCACGGTGCCACTCGACCTGGGCCCGTTCGAGGTGCGCACGCTGCGGTTCACGCGCGCCTGACCCGCTCCTCGCGCGTGTCAGACCTACAGGTCACCCGGGTGACCTGTAGGTCTGACACGAGGTTCGTGCCAGCCTTGACACCGGCGGGCACCGGCGAAGACTCTTTGGTCCTCGCTGAAGCGCTTTCGTCGTGCGGTGGCGACCACACGCCCACCGGAGATCCCCAGACGCGACGAGGCCTCTGCCGGAAGGACTGTCATGAGCATCACCAGGATCGGGGCCGCGGGAGCCGCCCTGACCATGCTGGCCGCGCTCGGCGGCTGCGGCCTCAACGGCTCCGGCACCACCGACCCGGACGGCGGGGCGGACCCGACGACCGACGTGACCGGCGCGGTCACCCTCCAGACGTGGGCGCTCCAGCCCCGCTACACGGAGTACGTCGAGGGCGTCATCGCCGCCTTCGAGGAGCAGTACCCGGGCACCCAGGTCACCTGGCTCGACCAGCCCGGCGACAACTACTCGGAGAAGGTGCTGGAGCAGGCCGCGGGGGGCGAGCTGCCCGACGTCACGAACCTGCCCCCGGACTTCGCGCTCTCCCTCGCGCGCGAGGGCCTGCTCACCGACATCACCACCGTCGACGACACCCTCGCGCAGACCTATGTGCCCGGGGCGCTCGCGGCCTACCGGTACGCGGGCCTCGAGGGCACGTACGGCTTCCCCTGGTACCTGACCACGGACGTGAACTACTGGAACACCGAGATGCTCGTGGGCGCCGGGCTCGACCCGGCCAACCCGCCGACCACCCTCGACGAGCTCGTCGCGCAGGCCCGGACCATGCACGACGCGACCGGCGGGTACCTCATGAGCCGCAAGCCCGGCCTGGGCGACCTCGCGGCGGCCGGCATCCCCCTGCTGTCCGACGACGGCGCCGAGTTCACGTTCAACACGCCGGAGGCGGCCGCGCTCCTGGACGTCTACCGGGACGCCTACGCCGAGGGGCTCATGCCGGACGACGTGCTCACCGACGCCTACCTCGGCAACGGCCAGCTCTTCACCGACGGCAAGGTGGCCTGGTCGACCGGCGGCGGCAACTTCATCAACAGCGCGGTGGCGAACAACCCGGCGCTGGAGGGCAAGATCGCGTCCTCGCCGTACATGGGCGACACCCCGCTGTACGTGCAGGGCCTGTCCGTCTCGAACCAGTCGGAGCACCTGCCCACGGCGGTGGCGCTGGCCCGGTTCGTCACGAACGCGGCCAACCAGGAGGCGTTCTCCGCGGAGGTGCCCGGCGTCTTCCCGTCCACGGCGTCCTCGCAGGAGAACCCGGACCTGTCCGAGAGCGACGGCTCGCCCCAGGGCGACGCCAAGGCCATCGCGTTCAGCAACCTCACCACGGCACGGGTGCTCCAGCCGGTCGAGGTCAGCGAGGAGATGACCACCATCATCAACCAGCAGTTCGCGGCGGCCATCGCGGGGGACCGGACCTCGCAGGACGCCCTCGACGCGGCGGTCGACGAGTGCAACAAGCTGCTCGCCGACCTGTGAGCGCACCCCCGCCGCCGCACGACACCGGGCACCGGCCCGGCCCGAACACCAGGGCGGTCCCCGCCCTCGACGAAAGGCCCACTGCAATCTGCTACGACACCGACGTCGCCGCGCCCGCGGCCGTCACCGCACTGTCCTTCCCTGGCCCGACGACGGCGGAGGTCGCGGCATGACCGGCCCCGCCCACGTCCCCGCCGGCCGCCCCTGCGCAGGCCTGACCAGCGAGAACGCGACCCTGGTGCGGCACCACGGCGAGGGCCGGACCGTGCTGCTCGACGGCCTGGACCTGCCCGTCGAGGCCGGCACCGAGCTGCGCTACGCCGTCCTGCCGGTGCTCGACGAGAAGCTGACCTACGCCTCCACGTACGTGGGGCTCGACCTGCTGCTCGACGACGGCACCTGGGTCGCGGGGACCGAGACCGGCCGCGCGCTGGGGGACCAGCACGGGATGCCGGCCACCGCCGTCGGGCAGGGGGACGCGCGCATCCTGGTGCCCGACCACTGGAACCTGGTCCGCGTGGACCTGACCCCGGTGGCGCAGGCCCTGCCCGGCCGTCGCGTGCGCGCCGTCGCCGTCGTCACCGCCGCGCCGGACGGCGGGGTCAGCGAGGTGTGGCTCGACACCGTGTCCGTGGGGCCCCGCGCCGTGCGCACCGGCACCGGCCGCACCGACCTCGTGGACACCCGCCGCGGCACCCACTCCACGGGCGCCTACTCGCGCGGCAACAACGTGCCCGCCGCCGCCGTGCCGAACGGCTTCACGATGTGGGTCCCGCTGACCGACGCCGCCTCCGAGCGCTGGCTCTACTCCTGGGCCGCGCACAACGGCCCGGACAACCGGCCGCGCCTGCAGGGCGTGGGCATCTCGCACGAGCCGAGCCCCTGGATGGGGGACCGCGACCAGCTCGCGTTCCACCTGGTGCCCGCCTCCGCCTCGGGCGACG
Coding sequences within it:
- a CDS encoding ABC transporter substrate-binding protein is translated as MSITRIGAAGAALTMLAALGGCGLNGSGTTDPDGGADPTTDVTGAVTLQTWALQPRYTEYVEGVIAAFEEQYPGTQVTWLDQPGDNYSEKVLEQAAGGELPDVTNLPPDFALSLAREGLLTDITTVDDTLAQTYVPGALAAYRYAGLEGTYGFPWYLTTDVNYWNTEMLVGAGLDPANPPTTLDELVAQARTMHDATGGYLMSRKPGLGDLAAAGIPLLSDDGAEFTFNTPEAAALLDVYRDAYAEGLMPDDVLTDAYLGNGQLFTDGKVAWSTGGGNFINSAVANNPALEGKIASSPYMGDTPLYVQGLSVSNQSEHLPTAVALARFVTNAANQEAFSAEVPGVFPSTASSQENPDLSESDGSPQGDAKAIAFSNLTTARVLQPVEVSEEMTTIINQQFAAAIAGDRTSQDALDAAVDECNKLLADL
- a CDS encoding DUF1844 domain-containing protein, producing MSTSDETPTGFEAPVGTDQATRDIAEVAAVEVITTAAVHLMSAAAVKCGLAEGEDAEELKDLDEARKLITALAALVVASAPDIGNQHARSLRDGLRSLQLAFREASVIPDAPGEGPGEKYTGSVV
- a CDS encoding alpha-mannosidase; translated protein: MHDDITLTTGRAHRVLTERIWPAVYSTSVPLDVEWHALPGEPIPPAEGLALTMEPYEVGTPWGPAWATTWFRLTGTVPAEWAGRTVEAVVDLGFDVDRTGFQAEALVYRPDGTPVKSINPRNQHVVVADAAAGGEQVELYLEAASNPVLLGHNVFERTTEGDTTTSSPHPLYTTRRIDLAVFESEVHDLALDVEVLLGLQAELPTGPRRMRILQALDDALDVLDLQRIPETAAAARAALADVLASPAEHSAHEVSAVGHAHIDSAWLWPVRETIRKVARTTSSMADLIERTDDFVYGMSSAQQYAWVKEHRPEVWARVKEAVASGRFLPLGGMWVESDTVMPSGEALVRQFSQGQRFFEREFGLRSHGVWLPDSFGYSPALPQLVRRAGFDWFFTQKISWNQVNVFPHHTFWWEGIDGSRVLTHFPPMDTYNSELSGEELAKATRQFRESRRATGSIAPVGYGDGGGGTTREMTGRAKRLASLEGSAKVRWEHPDAFFERARGELVASGTDDSAVWVGELYLELHRATLTSQHRTKQGNRRNEQLLVEAEAWAATASARTGADYPYEELDALWQQVLLLQFHDILPGTSIAWVHREAVAQHAAITEGAQAIIDRALRALVGEGEVALRANPAVFAQAGVPALGVAPASAPAAASSTLEELPDGGYVLANELVRITLDAAGHVTAAVDLATGRDAVAPGRDANVLQLHQDFPNKWDAWDVDRFYRNSVTDLREAEKVTAAVEDGVAVVTVRRQFSASSLEQVITLAPGSRTLEVDLRTDWHETEKFLKVAFPLDVRAEHVAAETQFGFHKRVTHTNTSWEAAKFETSMHKWLLAEEPGFGVGLVNDSSYAYDVTREVSEHGVAPSPGAPEVTTTVRLSLLRAPRFPDPETDQGLQTHRYGLVVGADTAVATEAGATFGARPRELRGASGVEPLVGVTGGVTLSAVKLADDRSGDLVVRVYEAHGRRASGTVTVAAPVSGARTVSLIEDGIVGDVEGGVEGGVEGGADGGAVAGLTADGTVPLDLGPFEVRTLRFTRA